TCGTGTGTTCTGCTTAGTTAAGCCTAAACTCTGCTTAGTTAATCCTAAACTTTTTTTATAGCAATGCTACATGGAATTATTGAACTTAGTAGTCTTAGAAATCATgaatgtttggttctcactcattgatgaatttaaaaaaaaatatatatcttcatttatttctaattgGATTCAGTTGTTTTTCACTGGTCTATTGAACTGTGGTATACCTGTTTGCATGAAGTTTGAGAGAGGTTGGTCAGTTAAAAACATTCCATGGGCGGTGAACCTCAAAAGGCTGCTATTTACATATATATGCATTCAGGTATTGGTTTTGTATTAATATATGCTGAGTACATAATATAGAACATATAATTCCTCTTTATCAGAAACAAGGAAGATGCAACGGCTTGCACGGGATCATGTCCAGAGGATTCTAGGGGAACAGGAGAAGCTGAATTATGAGTTGGACTCCAAGAGAAAAGAACTTGATAACTGGAGCAAAGAATTAAACAAACGTGAAGCTCTAACTGAAcgtgagaaacaaaaacttGACGATGagaagaaaaaggtgaaaagCTCCTAACGCAGTTTATACTTTTCATAGAttcattattgaatttttagaaggttaaattttaaaattcctatTTGTTTTGGTAGAAATGGAAATAGTCTGCCTTTCTGTGATGCATAGCAGGAACTGCATAGTTATTATACCCTTCTTTTAGTGTTTATTCTTATATTTCAGAACATGATCTGATTGTCCATAATGAAACCTAAAGTATTTTGTGATTTTAGCTTATAGACCATTTTTTATTCACCTATTCTTTATTATCACCCAACCACATCTGTCTGTTAACACTAGTTTGTATGTGAATTGACTGAGAATTGCAAAGCATTGTAGTGATGGACCGTCTTTTGGATTGATGAGTTCTGGATCAAAGACATACCATTGGAGCATTTGAAAGAATTCCTAGCCATCCTATTGACTGGATTCTACAGTTGTATGACCATGTCTTTTAACTATCCTAGTGTCTGCTTGTCTTGCTATTGGTCTGAGTATTGCTGGTTTGCCTTATCCATGCAATAGTTAAGCAGTTTGTCTCCTTGATTAGTGTGTACTGTCATAATGAATGTACAGTTGCTTTTCACTCtaggaaaaataaacaaagtaaTCTACTCTGTCCTTCTTTCCCAGTACTGTGTCTCCAGTTTGAATGATTCAATTATAGGGGATTTGTCGTCTTtgtatttgttcttttcttgtttCCCCTTGATGCTCTGTGTATGCCTCCCATGTCCTGGATTTGCTCCCATTTTTACTGGttacttttttaaatatattctttttctagcctatcaaagaagaaaaacaaagcttATACTCTGTGCTGATATTGTTTGTTATCCTATTAGAATAATGATAGAAACAATTCACTTCAAATGGCTTCCATAGAGCAGAGAAAGGCTGATGAAAATGTCTTAAAGCTGGTTGAAGAGCAAAAGGTGTGCCAATCAGTATCATCCTCAAGACACTAGCTTGTTAATTTAATATTCTCTGCTATTTTACTGCTTGTATAGCTCTCATTGACTGAGATTCTAACTGTGTAGAGGGAGAAAGAGGAGGCACTTAGTAAGATACTTCAGTTAGAAAAGCAGCTAGATGCTAAACAGAAGTTGGAGATGGAAATTGAAGAGATAAAAGGGAAATTACAGGTGATGAAACATCTGGGAGATGAAGATGATACTGCAGTTCAGAATAAGATGAAAGAGATGAATGAAGAGTTGGAAGAAAAAGTTGGCGAAATGGAAAATTTGGAATCTCTAAATCAAACTCTTATAGTTAAAGAGCGTCAGAGCAATGATGAGTTACAAGCTGCTCGTACAGAATTAATTACAGTATgcttttttttgccttttgttCTTTTCTATGAACCTGTTGTTTAAATGTTAGGCTAAGAGTTTTTCAAAGTAATCAGATTTTCCAAGTAAGATTTTATGACCAAAATGGGGAAAGCGTGGGCCACCAATTGCATGTTCCACTTGAGACAGTCCTTAGGTTTGAAGTTAATTATCAGATGAAATGACCGCCCAATTGACATGACATTTCCTAAAATGgtgatagaaaaatgaaataaaatacaaagaaaaagggaaacagAAACCCTTTTGAATGTGCATTACAAAATTTTTTCTAATTGGTTAAGCATGTTGTTGGAATCATGCTGTCaaatggttgattttttttcctacatCCCCTAGTTGGGTCCATGGAACCAACTGCTAGCCATGTAACTGGATGCAATTAGTTATGATTTTGTACCTTATTCTGTCTACTTATGCTCAATTCTGTTTCCTCAAAACTTGGATAGGTAACCATTGCATTCTTTCCAGCATAATTATTACCTATTGCATTCTTTCCATCATAATTATGTTCAGTAAAATTCATTGAAAACACTGTTCTCTTATTTAGGGTTTGAAAGATATGCTGAGTGGCCGCACTAATATTGGGTTAAAGAGAATGGGGGAACTTGATGAAAAGCCATTTCTCAATACATGTAAGCAAAGATTCTCACTTGAAGAAGCAAATGTACAGGCCTATACTCTAGTGTCCTTGTGGCAAGAGAATCTGAAGAAACCAGAATGGCATCCATTTAAAATTGTTGAAGTTGAAGGCGAGACCCTGGTATGCCTCCTGAATATTCTGCTCTCCTTCCATTGCTCCACCCTTTTATGCTCAATTATGTTTGTACTTCTATTATGTTGCATTTGTATTCTGTCATTGGTCACGGCCTCATGGGCCTGAGTCAGAAAAGTAGAATTTATGCTCACAAATTCTTTCATCTCCTGATTTAGCATATCAATGGATCTTTGCTGGCTTATAAAAGTTACAGgtggaaaattgaaatttgtacTTTCTCTTTTCAAGTATCCTTATAGTACTTGGAATATCTTTAATGATCTTTTATATTGCTTAGGTTAAGGTCCTTGagaattaaactaaaatttatgtTCCTTCACAACTGATAACCAAAGATAATCGAGAGATTAATCATGTGCAGGAAATAATAAATGAAGAGGATGAGAAGCTACAAAAGCTCAAGCAAGAGTGGGGTGATGAGATATACATGGCAGTTACTAAGAGCTTGAAAGAGATTAATGAATATAATCCAAGTGGTAGATACACGGTTTTTGAGCTCTGGAACTTCAAAGAAGGAAGGAAAGCCACATTGAAAGAGGTCATTCAGTATATATTGAAGAATATGAAGACACTTAAGCGCAAGAGATGACGATGCTAAAGGTTAGTATTTTCATATGTTTTGATATATGAATTTCTAGTGAAGGGTATGCATATATtatgtaaaaacattttatggACATGGTCCAGTGGACAGTTTTGCAAGAAGTTTTAATCAAGTAGTAGCAgtataatttcttaaaaattttcagtCAATTCCTtaggtacttttttttttctttgacatCCTTTTGATTCAACAATACAACAATTATTTTCTGTGGAaggatgaaataaaatttgatgtGATGACAGGCTATGTTTGCATGACATTGGCATTCTTGACTGTTGTATATTGTGAGCTAACCTCAATCTGATGAATCTCAGTTAAACTGTGCACTGTCTACTggttaaatatgattttaattagCTTGAAACTCAGTCAAAGCTCCATACTATCTAATGGTTGGATATGATTTTGATTAGCTCGGTATTGTATTGTCCTCGTAGAATAGTTTATATTCCAGctttttaattaaatctttAGGGATTGCAATAAAATTATCAGAACTTCTCAAGGCTGTTATCTGCGATACTTGGAATCTTCAACTTCATGTCAAAATAACATGATAAGAGTACGGGTGTGGGACTCTTGTCAAATATTCCCATTTGCCTTTGGAAATtgaattcatttaaatttttttttttaatagggataaaagagaaaagagagttttaaaaaaaaagttatgaagAATATGCAATTTTTGTTCTAATTgactttaatttgatatttttcttcattatgtCATATCCATCCAATTACCGTTAAAAGATCATTTTTCAGTTGAGTTTTGATAGGCCTCCTATACGTTATGTATATTCCAGAAAAGGGAAGAGAAGTGTACTGCCACCTGGCAGCTAGTTGTAACAGTCTTAGTACAGGCTGTGTAACAGTCCTGGTACAGGATGGAATAGCTTAAATAGGAAAAAAGATGGAATTAGTTGGAGAGCTGGCTGTTCTGTGAGTCTGGTGGGAGAGTGATAGCCTCTGGAATAGCTATCTTTTTATCAGTTTGGCCCTcttcttgaaatttttgaaattcaataatatcactaataattttttctttgttagatACCTATCAAGTTCCCATATCTTAAGCACACACATGAAACTACCATGTAACACACCAAATGATAGTCCCAGCAATAGGATTCTGGAAggaaatgtttttcttttggattAAGTGGCAACCCTCAAGACTAGACTAGAATCTAAACATTTGCACTCATCAGCCTTACGATTTTGCCACTGCACTGGACAATGGCTCTAAACTATGGACATTTATGTTTGGCCAGCTTACGTTTAGCTTATTAATTAGGATGggtaaaattttgtatttacaAAAATGGAAGTACAAGAACTTGTTATATTACATTGTGAGGAGATTGGGGGTGATACCCATGATTATCAGTTTTATGTTCTATTTCTGCTTAATACTTTTAATTGAGTCTAAACTATGTGATTTCTAGTTAGTTTGATTAtaggttattttataaattctgTCTACCATGGTGGTGATTTTAATGAAGCTAGTTACAGGGGTTCCAGTGCTGATGTAAGAAGAGTTCCTTTGATGATTTAGCATCATTATTCAAGTTAAGATTAGTTTGAAAGAGATTTAGAAAATTGTCTTGGtatttttgatatattatttgaagCAAGGAAGGGTCATTCCATTTTCAAAAGGAATGAAGAGAGAAGACAGATTAAAATTTGTTGATATAAAGGACAAAGTGCATCATTACTTTATTCAAGTTATCATATATGAAAGTCCTTATTCTTTCACACACCAGTGTTTAATCCTCAGACCTCTATGCTCCATGATGCAGGAAAAAGCAGGGAATGAGGTTTGTGGAGGAAGCAGGTTGCTGAGAGCTGCAGCAATATGAAGCTTGAAGGTAGGGAGGGAATTTCTTTTTAAGCTCTATTTGGTGCTGGCTTAGGACATCTGTTTACTTGTTCTTGTTGTTAGTAGTTGCAAATGGATCTGATTCATGTAAGGGGGACTCTAGTGGAGAAAGTTCCCTGTGGACCCTGAAATTTAAGTAGTGTAAGAACGGGTATGTCGGGTTTAGCTAAGGAATGCTTTGGCACTATTGTAATATGGTGGTGTTGGACATCCATAGATAAGTCCTGATCCAAAACTGACTTGGGTAGAGTGTGGATGCTGGGAAGATGAATTTGAAATGGGTGTGCATGCAGAATGGTTTCAGTGACTTTGATATAGTATGCGGGGATATAGGGACAAACAGTTGACACTTCCAACCCAATTCAACAAAGCCTTGCGCCCAATTACTAGAGTTGGCTACATGTTAATGTAGAAAGGGTTGCCAAACGAGCTTGTGGGATTAAACTTGATGTTTGCATAAATAGACTTGTATGCAGTTTTGACGTAAGATTTTAATTGTTCATGTTTTAGCAATAGCATATAGTTCCCGGGAACAAATATTGGAAGAAACAATGGTTCCCACCTCGTGTAGCATCCAACCATCATCTCCACCATCCCCAACCAGATCTAGAGTCTTACATTCATCTTCTCCCCTATCCTACAAGCAAAACCATTAGCTTATTCTCCCCACTTGGTTAGAACTTTTCTGGGCACTCAAAAACGTCTATGTACCACGGCTAAGCGCTTTAACAATTAATTGCTTATCtggaaacaaataaaattggttGAGAACCATTGACTTACCCCCTATCTTGAATTATGATATTCTATTGTCCTCCGATTGAATGGTGAAGAGGGCCCAGGATTTAGTCAATGTGAGATGTGACATTGTGGGGATGGAGTAGAGGATCATTGTAAATTCTTATCCAAGGCTagtatttattttgatgatacCATGGTGAGTCTCATTCCCTTGTGTTTTCAATTACTAAAACAAATCTGCATATTACAGAAAGTTCAAAGACGACTGAATTCCTATGATTCAATTATGATTTGCAAATGGTGCAAGTATCATAGATTCTAGGAGATACCGAAAGCTGCTGCCAAGGCTGGTATACCCTTAAAACCATGGGGTTCCTATGTGGAGTTGAGACGGAGGAGGGCTAGTATGGGAGTAATTTTAGAAGGGTTAGAAGtgcctctaattttttaaagtactttcttatgaaaattaagattatgtttgatttttggaaaatttaaaggaaaatgtgaaaaaaaaaatttaataaattatttttatatgttattttaattaatttaattgaaaattaaataatttgaatttaaaaaatgtataaatttacaaataattttaattacatttttgtttttttcatgattaaatcaaacattaaaaaaatcactttttcttcatttttttctttgtattttcctaCAATCAAAGGGATGtgtcaataaaattttaaaaatctgacTTGAGATATAATTTAGTAAGAGATCTTTCCAAAAATCGTTTTTTACTGTAAAAGGTTTATTTGAGTATTTGGaatattattaattgttttttatttctcagaatatatatatctttttttttatttaaaaaaacgcTACCAAATACTagataaaatgtataaaattgggaataagaaaagtaaaaaaaatgaaagataaattataaaaggtATAAAATGGGAATAAGGcaagtaaaaatatgaaatataaatagaGTTGATTCCGGTTAGAATTTTGGACACGCAATATAACTGGAACCATACAAACCTCCACAATCCCTTCAACTAACATCATCAACCCATTTTCACTCACAAGGGAAACACAAAttagaaaatacaaatataacatgtcgaaaaaaataattaaaaattctaacaaaagtagattttaattttcatgaaaataaaattttcatttttattattatttctaattaaacatttaaacacaagaataaaaataaattctttatttcatatttacaaTAAAGAATTTTGCAAAGTTAAATGGTTGATATTAGTTATTATCATGGAAGAAAATATTGAGATACATCGGCAATATATCGTGTGTCAGAGGTTATGGAAACAATATTTGGTGGAGAAATATCGATTAGGGGAAATTTCgggaaaaatcccaaaaaatcgACGATATCTCGTGGTTTTGGCGATAAATCGCCTAATTTTGCTCATATATCATATGGTCAACACGGTCAAGCATGCTATAGTGAAGTCAAAATGCGCTATAGTGCTGCTACAGTATCAACTACGATCTGTTGAGAGGACTCGAAGGGTTTAGCTCACTTACCATTAGGGCAAGCTTGCCCCTTGTTAAATATTGTgaactaaacatatatatatatataaagtcattatatatataaagaaaatattaaaagaatattttaaagaacaaattaattataattattttataatcaaatacaaaaatttcttttaattgattaacaaaaatataaaaattatcatgatgattttcttcatatgtttttaatatcattaataattaattaaatattaaaaaatgtacatatatcacaatttattttatatcatttaatataattgaattaaatggatcataattttaatattaatatatattttaaaattggacgtattataattaaatatcataatattattatgaaataatatttaatgtaatttaataataaatgtatttttattgatgtatacaatattattatcaaatatgataaatcatattatacatatatcaaattatttaataaaataacttaaaaatatcattatacttctaattacatttttataaagtttttcttatatttttataaattttgattaattttaggtttatcgatatttttttccaaaatatccgctgatatatccgtaaaatcgaagtactaATATATTAGTGATTACCGACGTTTTCATCATTGGTTAttatattacataaaaataaacatatctaaaatcaaattttaagaaaataatgctagaaatatatcaaaatatatcatatatgacAATATACAAACTCATAACAAATGAAGCgctaatataaaattctaagtGTGCATTAAAAGGAAGAATATTAATAGACTTGCATGAACaatgatatttatatatcaGGGTCAGATTTTGAGTTGAGATGATGATAGTGAAATCACAACTCACATCCAATTCAGCCTTACATCTAGTACGAGATTTCTCTAAGTTTTGCATTTTCTTCCCAAGCTACTTCAAGTTAGTTTGGACTAAACTCAAACGTGTTGCAGCTCTAATTTCTTAGTGAAAAAGCccctaaaattttaaagttccTTAACTTAGGGTTTAAATATATGGTTCATAAGTTGGCAGTTTTAAGTTGGTTTCTTTGTTTCTATTGTTGTTTCCGTCCTTTTACATCTCACCTGATGCGACTTACTACACTGCATtccttttcttcaaaatttttgtgACACAAACATAGAATTCTATGGGTGccataattgattttaatatgaaaaatactttatatttttttcccttgtatTTTCTTGAAACCAAGCATAGCATAAAGAATTTTCGGGAGCCATGTCTTAGAATTGATTCATGCTTTGTGTTCAAGTTTTGAAAAGGTTAGAGGTAGAACTCAAAGCTAATTTGCAATTATAAAATCTGAACAAGTCATCATTCATCTATATTCTTCTTTAGGAGAAGTTGAGAGTATATACGAATTCCACTGCATGTGTGACTCCATTGAAGGTTGAATtgattttaatatcaaaatatgatgCTTTAGGTTCAATGTTCCTTCTTATCTATTCTATGCATTGTCAAAATTAGGAAGAGATGAAGATAGATAATGAAGAATAGAGATTAATCTTCttctactctctctctctctctattttttattaacttcaaatttattttttatttttcttcactttttcatttatttcgtTTCttctatctattttcttttactcctattttttttcagaatttttaagaatttattggAAGTGCATTTACCAAATGCACTAAATTTTTGGATTCGCTCTGCAATTGCAGGAATAGGTTGAGTTTTGTTAAGTACTAGATCGCTTCACACCATGGTCAatggagaaaataaaagataaacaaCACACTAGATCAAAAGTAGGAGTATTTTAATTGTAATGCTAAAGGTAATATTTGTGAATGtgcaaacaaaaagaagaattatgatgttttcaatttattttcaaagtcTTATAATTACAAAGATTTCACTATTCATGTTGCATTGATGGTTGGTATTGTGAGTGATTCATAGAGTGATAGTGCATTGCATTTTGGTAGTGAATTTGATGCTATATCATTAAGGAGTTTTGCATATAAAGAATTTCTTGCTAAGTgtattaaactaaaaatgaaatgaattaataaaatgaaatttcattagTAAGAAATTGgtgaattaaaaaaagagaaaaaaactacGTTTATCGATACAAATGCACTAATGAAAACCAAGAAAGTGTCTTTGTTTACTAAAATAAGGTTTTTAGAAATAGGATATGCTTCGATAACGAAGATTTTGAATAATATCCAATATGATTTTATTGGTGAAGAATGGATTAAAACGTATGTGGGACACACTATTAAGTTATCCAAACTAGAAGGCTTTTTCATCGAAGCTCTttaaatcatcattttcattttcacaaaCATCTGGTTCAAATAAATTGGCCCATCATTATAGAGGTAAAGATCAATACCTCTTCAATGTTAAATGCCAACCCTGGAATCAAGTAATCAAATTAGAAGATCTTGGCTCAAGGATCAACACTCTAAGCAACTAGGATATCCTATAAGCATCACATGAAACTACAACCtagttaaaatgaatgaaaacttGAAGGACAATTAATAC
The genomic region above belongs to Vitis riparia cultivar Riparia Gloire de Montpellier isolate 1030 unplaced genomic scaffold, EGFV_Vit.rip_1.0 scaffold743_pilon_pilon, whole genome shotgun sequence and contains:
- the LOC117910440 gene encoding factor of DNA methylation 1-like isoform X1, producing MDYSSDEESDISESEIVEYKEKPYEQLKTGKYKVKGTNGTLRCPFCAGKKKQDYRYKDLLQHASGVAKGSANRSAKQKANHLALAKYLETDLASESDQAPRAVEPKPVTRTQEQDDLFVWPWTGIITNIVTEQKNGNDLGDSAYWLKKFSKHKPLEVHTFWNDMDQTALAIVRFNNDWTGFMNATAFEKAFEADRHSKKEWNVQKQHPGSNIYGWVARADDYISEGPVGEYLRKTGELKTISDIVEAAKQDRNTIVANLANEIDLKNENLDELQYKYNEKSMSLSRMLEEKDKLHHAFYEETRKMQRLARDHVQRILGEQEKLNYELDSKRKELDNWSKELNKREALTEREKQKLDDEKKKNNDRNNSLQMASIEQRKADENVLKLVEEQKREKEEALSKILQLEKQLDAKQKLEMEIEEIKGKLQVMKHLGDEDDTAVQNKMKEMNEELEEKVGEMENLESLNQTLIVKERQSNDELQAARTELITGLKDMLSGRTNIGLKRMGELDEKPFLNTCKQRFSLEEANVQAYTLVSLWQENLKKPEWHPFKIVEVEGETLEIINEEDEKLQKLKQEWGDEIYMAVTKSLKEINEYNPSGRYTVFELWNFKEGRKATLKEVIQYILKNMKTLKRKR